A stretch of Desulfitobacterium dichloroeliminans LMG P-21439 DNA encodes these proteins:
- a CDS encoding autorepressor SdpR family transcription factor — MSPLNETFKALSDKTRRQILKLLHARDLNAGEIADHFDMTKPSISHHLNMLKQADLISDRRQGQTIVYTLNTSVFEGIMGWFLEFTGKQPDELDFHQAEEDSEEAPPKTNKSK; from the coding sequence ATGTCTCCACTCAATGAGACGTTTAAGGCACTCTCGGATAAGACGCGACGTCAGATTCTCAAGCTTTTGCATGCCAGAGATTTGAACGCAGGAGAAATAGCCGATCACTTTGACATGACCAAGCCCAGCATATCTCATCATTTGAATATGTTGAAGCAAGCGGATCTTATCAGTGATCGTAGGCAAGGACAAACGATCGTCTATACCTTGAATACCTCCGTATTTGAGGGGATTATGGGCTGGTTTTTAGAATTTACTGGGAAGCAGCCCGATGAGCTGGATTTTCATCAAGCTGAGGAAGATTCTGAGGAAGCACCACCAAAGACGAATAAAAGCAAATAA
- the galU gene encoding UTP--glucose-1-phosphate uridylyltransferase GalU — MRRIKKAIIPAAGLGTRFLPATKAQPKEMLPIVDKPTIQYIVEEAVNSGIEDIIIVTGRNKRAIEDHFDRSIELETFLQKSDKNELLGMVQDIAQLVDIYYVRQKEALGLGHAIYSARKFIGDEPFAVLLGDDIIHSEVPCLKQMIQVYERHGASIVGVQQVPLEDTSKYGIVDAVPFDESLYRALDLVEKPRPEDAPSSRLAIMGRYILNPEIFDILENVAPGKGGEIQLTDGLKELAKSQEILAYQFDGQRYDVGDKLGFVQATIEYALRREDLSEPLMHYLKQLIK, encoded by the coding sequence ATGCGAAGAATCAAGAAGGCCATCATTCCGGCAGCAGGGTTAGGCACACGTTTTTTGCCAGCAACGAAGGCTCAACCCAAAGAGATGCTGCCTATCGTGGATAAACCAACTATTCAATACATCGTTGAAGAAGCTGTTAATTCAGGAATCGAAGATATTATTATCGTCACCGGACGCAATAAGAGGGCCATTGAGGATCATTTCGACCGTTCTATTGAGCTAGAGACCTTTTTGCAAAAGAGCGATAAAAACGAGCTCTTAGGCATGGTCCAAGATATCGCGCAACTGGTGGATATCTACTATGTGCGTCAAAAAGAAGCCTTGGGTCTAGGTCATGCAATCTACAGTGCGAGGAAATTCATCGGGGATGAACCCTTCGCGGTGCTCCTAGGTGATGATATCATCCATTCGGAAGTGCCCTGTCTGAAACAAATGATCCAAGTTTACGAACGACATGGTGCCAGCATTGTAGGAGTACAGCAAGTCCCCCTTGAAGATACCTCAAAGTACGGGATTGTTGACGCCGTTCCTTTTGACGAGAGTCTTTATCGGGCCCTGGATTTGGTGGAAAAACCCCGCCCTGAAGATGCCCCGAGCTCCCGCCTAGCCATTATGGGCCGCTACATCCTTAACCCCGAGATTTTTGACATCCTCGAGAACGTCGCTCCCGGCAAGGGGGGAGAAATTCAACTGACCGATGGACTAAAGGAACTGGCGAAATCCCAAGAGATTCTTGCCTATCAATTCGATGGCCAGCGCTACGATGTGGGAGACAAGCTAGGCTTCGTTCAAGCCACCATCGAATATGCCCTCCGTCGGGAGGATCTCTCCGAACCCCTCATGCACTACCTGAAACAGCTTATCAAGTAA
- a CDS encoding cell wall-binding repeat-containing protein: MIRRHALSCVMVCALLTTSTLGQPALLQAAPTYQGSSTQVAANTFVNPSYDEINQLLEEVAKEKGIPSAILKAIAFKESSWRQFDKLGEAIVSRPVHPAIGIMQVATYNDNDLETIEKLKTDIGFNIRRGADLLNEKWGFTPTIGDGDRNKLENWYFALWAYNVWTDKNNPNVCDPSTLTYQEKVFNLIAHPEGFLAQYIEPVGITRIPAESLPATGLPLKTVAWATPEPIHYGDLAVVVSPEIPTVPVYPPSRGGVPDLNPPQEPQTIEFLRLETAVQQALEGWPTGAETVILARADRFPDALAGVPLAARYDAPILLTSGEALNSEVEQALKILNPDRVLLLGGEGALGPQVAAKLESLGWSGEGLQRINGLNRYETAAAIALETAGLSRDILTDPNHSEEAVAIVTGLNFPDALSIASIAGIKQMPILLTESGALPQETWTALKALNPKKIYLIGGEGVIAPAVATDLQEQLKLAGPVIERLSGASRYDTMAAVAAAFAGEGQGLAFATGQDFPDALTGAALAVRLNSKVILIPQGPIEAYPRLKETIAQHPYNPEAKQYIFGGNGAISSERVQELKVLLGT, from the coding sequence GTGATCCGTCGTCATGCTTTATCGTGTGTAATGGTTTGTGCCTTGTTAACAACCTCCACCCTTGGACAACCCGCCTTGCTTCAGGCTGCTCCTACCTATCAAGGGAGCAGTACCCAAGTTGCAGCGAATACCTTTGTGAATCCATCGTATGATGAGATTAACCAATTGCTTGAAGAGGTCGCCAAGGAAAAAGGAATCCCCAGCGCTATTCTGAAGGCCATTGCCTTTAAGGAAAGCTCATGGCGTCAATTTGATAAGCTGGGAGAGGCTATTGTGTCCAGACCGGTCCATCCCGCTATCGGAATCATGCAGGTGGCTACCTATAACGATAATGATCTGGAAACTATCGAGAAGCTCAAAACCGATATCGGCTTTAACATTCGCAGGGGTGCCGATCTACTTAATGAAAAATGGGGATTCACCCCGACCATTGGGGATGGAGATCGCAATAAACTGGAGAACTGGTATTTTGCTCTCTGGGCCTATAACGTCTGGACCGATAAAAACAACCCCAATGTCTGCGACCCTTCAACCCTGACTTATCAGGAGAAGGTCTTCAATCTTATCGCACATCCTGAGGGTTTTTTGGCCCAGTATATTGAGCCGGTTGGAATCACCCGGATTCCTGCAGAGTCCTTACCAGCAACGGGGCTCCCTCTTAAAACCGTTGCTTGGGCAACCCCCGAACCCATTCATTACGGAGATTTGGCGGTGGTGGTAAGCCCTGAGATACCGACAGTCCCCGTATACCCACCGAGCCGGGGAGGAGTGCCGGACCTAAACCCTCCCCAAGAACCTCAAACCATTGAATTTCTACGCCTTGAAACTGCTGTGCAGCAAGCCCTGGAAGGCTGGCCGACTGGAGCGGAGACTGTGATCCTGGCTCGCGCCGATCGTTTCCCCGATGCCTTGGCCGGGGTGCCCTTGGCGGCGCGTTACGATGCACCCATTCTCCTCACCTCCGGCGAAGCCTTGAATAGTGAAGTGGAACAGGCCTTGAAGATTTTAAACCCTGATCGAGTTCTTTTGCTAGGAGGAGAAGGGGCCCTCGGTCCCCAAGTGGCAGCGAAGCTGGAGAGCTTAGGCTGGAGTGGCGAAGGATTACAACGGATCAACGGATTGAATCGCTATGAGACAGCAGCGGCCATCGCCCTAGAGACCGCAGGGCTTTCTCGAGATATACTGACCGACCCAAACCACTCTGAAGAGGCTGTAGCCATTGTTACAGGTCTCAACTTCCCCGATGCTCTGAGCATTGCCTCTATTGCCGGTATCAAGCAGATGCCGATTCTTTTGACGGAGTCGGGAGCGCTGCCTCAGGAAACGTGGACAGCCTTAAAAGCTTTAAATCCCAAAAAAATCTATCTCATCGGCGGTGAAGGAGTCATTGCACCGGCAGTTGCTACCGATCTCCAAGAACAGCTCAAGCTAGCCGGCCCGGTGATTGAGCGCTTATCCGGTGCATCAAGGTACGATACCATGGCCGCTGTGGCAGCAGCCTTTGCCGGGGAAGGTCAGGGCTTAGCCTTTGCTACCGGGCAGGATTTCCCCGATGCCTTAACCGGAGCCGCTCTGGCTGTTCGCCTCAATTCGAAGGTCATCCTCATTCCTCAAGGCCCCATCGAAGCCTACCCAAGACTCAAGGAGACGATTGCCCAACATCCCTACAATCCCGAAGCCAAGCAGTATATTTTTGGGGGGAACGGAGCAATATCAAGTGAAAGGGTCCAGGAATTAAAGGTGCTTTTGGGGACTTAA
- a CDS encoding SdpI family protein yields the protein MENINQNRGGRIAKILSGLFVLINIIVGVWAHPKLPDQVPSHWNIQGQVDGYTNAFWGAYLFPLLILGVYLLFWALPKIDPKRANYQQMGRVFWIVGLTLVVFLSFMYWGTIAIALGYLETLPRWYFSGIGVLFILMGNYFGKIKYNYTFGIRTPWTLANEEVWLKTHRFAGPIWIVGGIIMCLTGFAPPSWTATLFGIVMALIAIVPMAYSYIVHRKIVG from the coding sequence GTGGAAAATATCAATCAAAACAGAGGCGGTAGAATTGCAAAAATCCTATCCGGCCTTTTTGTGCTCATAAATATCATTGTCGGTGTATGGGCCCACCCCAAGTTGCCGGATCAAGTCCCCTCCCATTGGAACATCCAAGGGCAGGTGGATGGATATACAAACGCTTTTTGGGGAGCCTATCTCTTTCCGCTGCTGATCTTGGGAGTTTATCTTCTGTTCTGGGCACTCCCCAAGATTGATCCGAAACGGGCTAATTACCAACAGATGGGCCGAGTCTTTTGGATTGTCGGTCTAACCTTGGTCGTGTTCCTATCCTTCATGTACTGGGGAACCATCGCTATAGCTCTGGGTTACCTCGAAACCTTACCCCGGTGGTATTTCTCCGGCATTGGCGTCCTCTTCATCCTTATGGGGAATTATTTCGGGAAGATCAAGTACAACTATACCTTTGGCATTCGGACCCCTTGGACCTTAGCCAATGAAGAAGTCTGGTTAAAAACCCATCGTTTTGCTGGACCCATCTGGATTGTGGGCGGAATCATCATGTGTCTGACAGGATTTGCGCCGCCAAGCTGGACGGCCACCCTCTTTGGAATCGTTATGGCTCTCATAGCAATCGTACCCATGGCCTATTCCTATATAGTCCACAGAAAAATAGTAGGATAG
- the clpP gene encoding ATP-dependent Clp endopeptidase proteolytic subunit ClpP: protein MSYLVPMVIEQTNRGERSYDIYSRLLKDRIIFLGGPVSDDVANVIVAQLLFLEAEDPEKDIFLYINSPGGSISAGMAIYDTMQYIRPDVHTICVGLAASMGAFLLTAGAKGKRTALPNAEILIHQPLIGGGGISGQATEIEIHAKHLLRIKERMNRILAERTGQAFEQIEADTDRDRYMTAEEAKTYGLIDEVLEKPLQAKK from the coding sequence ATGAGCTATTTGGTACCTATGGTTATTGAACAAACCAATCGTGGAGAGCGTTCCTACGATATTTATTCCCGGCTGCTTAAGGATCGGATTATCTTTTTGGGTGGACCGGTCAGCGACGATGTGGCCAATGTGATTGTCGCTCAACTGCTGTTCTTAGAAGCTGAAGATCCGGAAAAGGATATTTTCTTATACATTAATAGTCCCGGTGGATCCATCTCAGCCGGCATGGCTATTTATGATACCATGCAATACATTCGTCCGGATGTGCATACCATCTGCGTCGGATTGGCAGCCAGTATGGGAGCCTTCCTCTTAACAGCCGGAGCAAAAGGAAAACGGACAGCACTTCCCAATGCAGAAATACTCATCCATCAGCCATTGATTGGTGGCGGGGGCATTTCCGGTCAAGCTACCGAAATCGAAATTCATGCCAAGCATTTACTCCGTATCAAAGAACGGATGAATCGCATTTTGGCTGAACGTACGGGCCAAGCGTTCGAACAGATTGAAGCGGATACAGACCGTGATCGCTACATGACCGCTGAAGAAGCGAAGACCTACGGTCTTATCGATGAAGTCTTGGAAAAACCGCTACAAGCAAAAAAATAA
- a CDS encoding nucleoside-diphosphate sugar epimerase/dehydratase produces MIWRRRTLLHMAIDAVLVNLAAFLSFYIRFGFEGNGKIPEEYLLTLTHSAWTATLVYLAVFYIFGLYNKLWQYASIGELVSIIFAVTVGTAGTVALVYFLAPLRFPHSVSALLWFTTLFLIGGSRFIWRIFQDNIFTQHVPGSQNQVLIIGAGDAGVMAARELKNKNYREGRPVGYIDDAVRKQRLQLMGIPVLGTRKDIPRVVKNHNIDKIIIAMPSASGEVIREIVGICEKTGVDLKIMPGVFDMVSGQLDTNEIREVQVEDLLGREPVSVNLEDVAGYLTGEVVLITGGGGSIGSELCRQVARFNPAKLVVVGHGENSVFDIEQELRVDNPTLDVATEILDVKDRDKVHIVFQRYKPGVVFHAAAHKHVPLMEKNPEEALKNNVMGTSNLTEAADEAKVKTFVLISTDKAVNPTSIMGTTKRVAEMVIQSMDKRSETKFVAVRFGNVLGSRGSVIPTFKRQIAKGGPVTVTHPDMVRFFMTIPEASQLVIQAGSMAEGGEIFILDMGQPVKILDLARDLISLSGFEPDVDIKIKFTGMRPGEKLYEELLTAEEGTSATKHKRIFVAKPNNINVSQLEELIHLIRERGSYLTREEVIAQLQSVVPTFRKQASKAVANQ; encoded by the coding sequence ATGATATGGCGTAGAAGGACTCTGTTACATATGGCTATTGACGCTGTGTTGGTGAATCTCGCAGCGTTTTTAAGCTTTTATATTCGTTTTGGCTTTGAGGGCAATGGCAAGATACCGGAAGAGTATCTCTTGACCCTGACCCATTCCGCCTGGACGGCCACCCTGGTCTACTTGGCGGTGTTCTATATCTTTGGCTTATACAACAAGCTCTGGCAATATGCCAGTATCGGCGAGCTCGTATCGATTATCTTTGCAGTGACGGTGGGAACGGCCGGAACAGTGGCCCTGGTGTATTTCCTTGCACCCTTGCGTTTTCCCCACTCTGTATCGGCGCTACTCTGGTTTACCACCCTCTTTTTAATCGGAGGATCCCGGTTCATCTGGAGAATTTTCCAAGATAATATCTTTACCCAACATGTGCCCGGTTCCCAGAACCAAGTCCTGATTATCGGTGCCGGGGACGCTGGTGTCATGGCCGCCCGGGAGTTAAAAAACAAGAACTATCGGGAAGGTCGTCCGGTGGGCTATATCGACGATGCTGTCAGAAAGCAAAGACTACAGCTTATGGGGATCCCTGTCTTAGGGACTCGCAAGGACATTCCTCGAGTGGTCAAGAACCATAATATTGATAAGATTATTATTGCTATGCCTTCGGCCTCCGGAGAGGTTATCCGGGAAATCGTGGGCATCTGTGAAAAGACCGGGGTGGATCTCAAAATTATGCCCGGAGTTTTCGATATGGTTAGCGGTCAATTAGATACCAACGAGATCCGTGAAGTTCAGGTCGAAGACTTATTGGGTCGTGAACCCGTTAGTGTGAATCTTGAAGATGTCGCCGGCTATCTGACTGGAGAGGTGGTCCTTATCACCGGCGGTGGCGGCTCCATCGGCTCTGAGCTTTGTCGCCAAGTCGCCCGCTTTAACCCCGCCAAGCTAGTAGTGGTCGGGCATGGTGAGAATAGCGTCTTTGATATTGAACAAGAGCTTCGCGTTGATAACCCCACTCTTGATGTGGCCACTGAGATTTTGGATGTTAAGGACCGCGATAAGGTCCATATTGTCTTCCAACGTTACAAGCCCGGGGTGGTATTTCATGCGGCAGCCCATAAACATGTCCCGTTGATGGAAAAGAACCCGGAAGAAGCTTTAAAGAACAATGTGATGGGTACCAGCAACCTTACAGAAGCCGCGGATGAAGCGAAGGTTAAGACCTTCGTCCTGATTTCCACCGATAAGGCCGTCAACCCCACCAGTATCATGGGAACCACCAAACGGGTGGCCGAGATGGTTATTCAAAGCATGGACAAGCGTTCCGAGACCAAGTTTGTAGCGGTACGCTTTGGCAATGTGCTAGGCAGTCGCGGCAGTGTCATCCCCACCTTTAAACGACAGATCGCCAAAGGGGGTCCGGTCACCGTGACCCACCCCGACATGGTGCGTTTCTTTATGACCATACCCGAGGCCTCCCAGTTGGTCATCCAAGCCGGCTCCATGGCTGAAGGGGGCGAGATTTTCATTCTCGACATGGGTCAGCCCGTGAAGATTTTGGATTTGGCCCGCGATCTCATTAGCCTCTCGGGATTTGAGCCCGATGTGGATATTAAAATCAAGTTTACCGGGATGCGTCCCGGTGAGAAGCTCTATGAAGAACTCCTAACCGCTGAAGAAGGAACTTCCGCGACGAAACATAAACGGATTTTTGTAGCCAAACCCAACAACATTAATGTTTCGCAGCTGGAGGAGCTCATTCACCTTATCCGGGAACGCGGCTCTTACCTTACACGGGAAGAAGTTATCGCTCAGTTACAATCCGTGGTGCCTACATTTAGAAAGCAAGCTTCCAAAGCAGTTGCCAATCAATAA